A single genomic interval of Aedes aegypti strain LVP_AGWG chromosome 1, AaegL5.0 Primary Assembly, whole genome shotgun sequence harbors:
- the LOC110674619 gene encoding uncharacterized protein LOC110674619 isoform X5, translating to MLETRASEMEALRAEIEQLKALMTIGNSSKFCIPDPIKNLSVFSGNKKELSSWLREVDELYDMFKIKGANGQPDSLSSMYLRAIKNKVQGDARAILCANGDPDTIYGIKQILIEQYGDHRDFATNVSSLFNLRRGDKSHLRFYNDCKDINTRLKANLLSNPLSVRQIIDVLSVTRYLDNIGEPLASIIRQSKPNTLEEAYEAVSINQNAEIRTKPIKFHSQSRPHNDPKSSGSYNNNNGKTNPNASKFVYKKQVQQHKPRAEYNTNEIDVANEYDDDNDDDDNDDNVTNSEVHSDDSNFLEEERQQAAT from the coding sequence ATGCTTGAAACCAGGGCTTCGGAAATGGAGGCGCTTCGAGCTGAAATTGAACAGCTCAAAGCGTTGATGACGATCGGGAATAGCAGCAAATTCTGCATTCCCGATCCAATCAAAAATTTGTCGGTATTTTCCGGCAACAAGAAGGAACTGTCGAGCTGGCTACGCGAAGTGGACGAGCTATAcgacatgttcaaaataaaggGCGCGAATGGTCAGCCCGACTCACTAAGCTCTATGTATTTAAgagcaataaaaaataaagtacaaGGAGATGCCCGCGCGATTCTATGCGCAAATGGCGATCCCGATACCATCTATGGtatcaaacaaattttgatcgAACAATATGGTGACCACCGAGACTTTGCGACCAATGTGTCGTCGTTATTCAATTTACGGCGAGGTGACAAAAGCCACCTCAGGTTTTACAACGATTGCAAAGACATCAACACAAGACTTAAAGCAAATTTGTTGTCGAATCCTCTATCCGTTCGACAAATTATAGATGTTTTAAGTGTAACTAGATATTTAGATAACATTGGGGAGCCTTTAGCTTCCATAATAAGACAATCGAAGCCAAATACGTTGGAAGAAGCATACGAAGCCGTATCCATAAATCAAAACGCAGAAATTAGAACGAAGCCTATTAAATTTCATTCACAGTCCAGACCTCATAACGACCCTAAAAGCAGCGGCTCATATAATAACAATAACGGCAAAACAAATCCAAACGCGagtaaatttgtttataaaaaacAAGTGCAACAGCATAAACCTCGGGCAGAATACAATACTAACGAGATCGACGTAGCTAATGAATACGACGATGACAACGATGATGACGACAACGATGACAATGTGACAAACAGTGAAGTGCATAGTGATGATTCAAATTTTTTAGAAGAAGAGCGTCAGCAGGCAGCAACGTAA